In Gemmatimonas sp. UBA7669, one genomic interval encodes:
- the pssA gene encoding CDP-diacylglycerol--serine O-phosphatidyltransferase, whose translation MMDDVKPRRRLRPRQAAAIALPNGFTLANLFFGIFAIVSASRGNFDAAARFIVFGAIADSLDGRIARATKTGSRFGEELDSLVDAISFGTAPALIMYFAVFQSSRWEWIFCFFFTACAVMRLARFNVEQAGRKTTHFMGLPSPAAGMTLATYYWFSQTPLYTETLIGDLPWHQMLRWVMLGLGMLMISNVQYAKVPTVNFRTIKGILGFLLVVGTFIGVIFLPKKFFFPALMGYVLFGIGRTVFLGLLDRLPGREDAEEDDEEEPQGPSTPRRRRRRRRSQRPPSGRETGSEESSA comes from the coding sequence ATGATGGACGACGTCAAACCCCGTCGCCGCCTCCGTCCGCGGCAGGCAGCCGCCATCGCGCTGCCCAACGGATTCACGCTCGCCAATCTGTTCTTCGGCATCTTCGCCATCGTGTCGGCGTCACGCGGCAACTTCGATGCGGCGGCACGCTTCATCGTGTTTGGTGCGATCGCCGATTCCCTGGATGGGCGGATTGCGCGTGCCACCAAGACGGGCTCGCGTTTCGGCGAAGAGCTCGATTCGCTGGTCGATGCCATTTCGTTTGGCACCGCGCCGGCGCTGATCATGTACTTCGCGGTGTTCCAGAGCTCGCGGTGGGAGTGGATCTTCTGCTTCTTCTTCACCGCCTGCGCCGTCATGCGACTGGCGCGGTTCAACGTGGAGCAGGCCGGCCGGAAGACCACGCACTTCATGGGCTTGCCGAGCCCCGCTGCGGGCATGACGCTGGCCACGTATTACTGGTTCAGTCAGACCCCGCTGTATACCGAAACGCTGATCGGTGACCTGCCCTGGCATCAGATGCTGCGCTGGGTCATGCTCGGCCTCGGCATGCTGATGATCAGCAATGTGCAGTACGCCAAGGTACCCACGGTCAACTTCCGCACCATCAAGGGCATTCTCGGCTTTCTGCTCGTGGTGGGCACCTTCATTGGCGTGATCTTTCTGCCCAAGAAGTTCTTCTTCCCGGCGCTGATGGGCTATGTGCTCTTCGGCATCGGGCGCACCGTGTTTCTCGGTCTGCTCGACCGTCTGCCTGGCCGCGAGGATGCGGAAGAGGACGACGAGGAGGAGCCACAGGGGCCGAGCACACCCCGCCGTCGCCGTCGGCGTCGGCGTTCCCAACGTCCCCCTTCCGGTCGTGAGACCGGTTCTGAGGAGTCTTCCGCATGA
- the purS gene encoding phosphoribosylformylglycinamidine synthase subunit PurS, with amino-acid sequence MSRFRCAIHIVPRRGILDPQGKAVADALHSLGFAAVGDVRVGRYVIVETEAASADEARQAVRTMCDKLLANPVTEDYDIASVEPA; translated from the coding sequence ATGAGCCGTTTCCGTTGCGCCATCCACATCGTTCCGCGGCGCGGCATCCTCGATCCGCAGGGCAAGGCCGTCGCTGATGCTCTGCACTCGCTGGGCTTCGCCGCCGTTGGCGATGTGCGTGTTGGTCGCTACGTGATCGTGGAGACGGAAGCTGCCTCGGCCGACGAGGCGCGTCAGGCCGTGCGCACCATGTGCGACAAGCTGCTCGCCAACCCCGTCACGGAAGATTACGACATCGCCAGCGTGGAGCCCGCGTGA
- the purQ gene encoding phosphoribosylformylglycinamidine synthase subunit PurQ produces MKAGIVRFPGSNCDEDAFHAVADLLGQKAVYLWHKDHDLQGVDLVILPGGFSYGDYLRAGAIARFSPIMQEVVAHAKRGGLVLGICNGFQIACEAGLLPGALLRNDSLRFVSAPVTLRVESIATRFTAQYHVGQLVRIPVAHGDGRYTADGDTLARLEGEGQVVFRYVDEHGEATPASNPNGSLRNIAGIVSAEGNVLGMMPHPERAMENLLGSTDGLPLFQSILDTLQGGVSA; encoded by the coding sequence GTGAAGGCCGGTATCGTTCGCTTCCCGGGTTCGAATTGCGACGAGGACGCCTTCCACGCGGTAGCCGACCTGCTCGGCCAGAAGGCGGTCTATCTGTGGCACAAGGACCACGATCTGCAGGGCGTGGACCTCGTCATCCTGCCGGGTGGCTTCAGCTACGGTGACTATCTGCGTGCCGGAGCCATCGCGCGCTTCAGCCCCATCATGCAGGAAGTGGTGGCGCACGCAAAGCGCGGTGGTCTCGTGCTCGGCATCTGCAACGGTTTCCAGATTGCCTGCGAAGCCGGTCTTCTGCCTGGTGCGCTGCTCCGCAACGACTCCCTGCGTTTCGTGAGCGCGCCGGTCACGCTGCGCGTGGAGAGCATCGCCACACGCTTCACGGCGCAGTATCACGTGGGGCAGCTGGTACGCATTCCGGTGGCGCATGGTGACGGTCGCTACACGGCCGACGGCGACACGCTCGCGCGACTCGAGGGCGAGGGCCAGGTGGTCTTCCGTTACGTCGACGAACACGGCGAGGCCACACCGGCGTCCAATCCCAATGGGTCGCTGCGCAACATTGCGGGCATCGTCAGCGCCGAGGGCAACGTGCTGGGCATGATGCCGCACCCCGAGCGGGCCATGGAAAATCTGCTCGGCAGCACCGACGGTCTGCCGCTCTTTCAGTCCATCCTCGACACACTGCAGGGAGGCGTGTCGGCATGA
- the purL gene encoding phosphoribosylformylglycinamidine synthase subunit PurL, with protein MSQSSTTSPAPTSVSQVAPRPGDPAITPALVAEHGITEFEYERLVNMLGRTPTFTEIGVVSALWSEHCSYKHSRPMLKTLPTKAPWVLQGPGENAGVISVGDGWAVAFKIESHNHPSAVEPYQGAATGVGGILRDVFTMGARPIALLNSLRFGPLTSPRVRWLFAGVVKGIGDYGNCVGVPTVGGEVVFDPSYEGNPLVNAMCVGLMREDELMRAVASGVGNPIMAVGARTGRDGIHGASFASEDLSEASDAKRPMVQVGDPFTEKLLLEASLELIRSGHIVAIQDMGAAGLTSSSAEMAERGDVGVTIDVTKVPVREQGMTPYEILLSESQERMLVVAKQGHEDEVRKILAKWDLEAAVIGEVIAEPVYRVTEGDRVVAEFPGSRLVTECPQYVLEPRESEALKAARAQDPHEVTPLDEERDHTWTLERLLASPTIASKRWVWQQYDSTVRTSTVRGPGSDAAVVRLRGTDKAIALCIDGNGRHVALSPRNGGRAAVCEAARNVACTGARPKAITNNLNFGNPKKPEVYYQLSEAIAGMGEACTVLETPVTGGNVSLYNENPQGAIHPTPTIGMVGLVESLAHVTPSAFQQVGDEIVLLGECTDELGASEYLLTVHGLTIGAPPVCDPAVERRLIDALLESIHAGVVRSAHDCSDGGLAVALAECAMLDRSRQFGFSVDLSPWALLPHRAVLFGEAHGRVVLSTADSAAVLRIAAQHGVPARVIGRVTTADAGAQFTISDDTFRAPVAWLAKAFHEAIPQAMDGETPAEHAVSASHAPATD; from the coding sequence ATGAGTCAGTCTTCGACCACGTCTCCAGCCCCAACATCTGTGTCCCAGGTTGCGCCCCGCCCCGGCGATCCGGCCATCACGCCGGCGCTGGTGGCCGAACATGGCATCACCGAGTTCGAGTACGAGCGTCTCGTGAACATGCTGGGCCGCACGCCCACGTTCACCGAAATCGGCGTCGTGAGTGCGCTGTGGAGCGAGCATTGCTCCTACAAGCACTCGCGGCCCATGCTCAAGACGCTGCCCACCAAGGCGCCCTGGGTGCTGCAGGGCCCCGGCGAGAACGCCGGGGTGATTTCCGTGGGCGATGGTTGGGCGGTGGCCTTCAAGATCGAATCGCACAATCATCCCTCGGCGGTTGAGCCGTATCAGGGTGCGGCAACCGGCGTCGGTGGCATTCTGCGCGACGTGTTCACCATGGGCGCGCGCCCCATCGCCCTGCTCAACTCGCTGCGCTTTGGTCCGCTCACGAGCCCGCGTGTGCGCTGGCTGTTCGCCGGTGTGGTCAAGGGCATCGGCGACTACGGCAATTGCGTGGGCGTGCCGACCGTGGGTGGTGAGGTCGTGTTCGACCCATCCTACGAGGGCAATCCGCTCGTTAACGCGATGTGTGTGGGCCTCATGCGCGAGGACGAACTCATGCGCGCGGTGGCCAGCGGTGTTGGCAATCCCATCATGGCGGTGGGTGCGCGTACGGGACGTGACGGCATTCATGGCGCATCGTTCGCCTCGGAGGACCTCTCGGAGGCCAGCGACGCCAAGCGCCCCATGGTCCAGGTGGGCGATCCGTTCACTGAGAAGCTGCTGCTCGAAGCGTCGCTGGAACTCATTCGCAGCGGTCACATCGTGGCCATTCAGGACATGGGTGCCGCTGGCCTCACGTCGTCTTCGGCTGAGATGGCCGAACGCGGGGATGTGGGCGTCACGATTGATGTCACCAAGGTGCCCGTGCGTGAACAGGGCATGACGCCGTACGAGATTCTGCTGTCGGAGTCCCAGGAGCGCATGCTCGTGGTGGCCAAGCAGGGCCACGAGGACGAAGTGCGCAAGATTCTCGCCAAGTGGGATCTCGAAGCGGCCGTGATTGGAGAAGTCATCGCGGAGCCCGTATATCGCGTCACCGAAGGTGATCGTGTGGTGGCGGAATTCCCCGGTTCGCGCCTCGTGACCGAGTGTCCGCAGTATGTGCTCGAGCCGCGTGAGAGCGAAGCGCTCAAGGCGGCGCGCGCGCAGGATCCGCACGAGGTCACGCCACTGGACGAGGAGCGTGACCACACCTGGACGCTGGAGCGTCTGTTGGCGTCGCCCACCATTGCGAGCAAGCGCTGGGTGTGGCAGCAGTATGATTCCACCGTGCGCACCAGCACGGTGCGTGGCCCCGGCAGTGATGCGGCGGTGGTGCGTCTGCGTGGGACGGACAAGGCCATTGCGCTCTGCATTGACGGAAACGGCCGGCATGTGGCGCTCTCGCCGCGCAACGGTGGGCGTGCGGCGGTGTGTGAAGCCGCACGCAACGTGGCCTGCACCGGCGCCCGCCCCAAGGCCATCACCAACAATCTCAACTTCGGCAACCCCAAGAAGCCCGAGGTGTACTACCAGCTGAGCGAAGCCATCGCCGGCATGGGTGAGGCGTGCACGGTGCTCGAGACGCCGGTCACCGGTGGCAACGTCTCGCTCTACAACGAGAATCCGCAGGGCGCCATCCACCCCACGCCAACCATCGGCATGGTGGGCCTCGTCGAGTCGCTGGCGCACGTCACGCCGTCGGCCTTCCAGCAGGTGGGTGACGAGATCGTGCTGCTCGGCGAGTGCACGGATGAACTGGGCGCCAGTGAGTATCTGCTCACGGTGCATGGGCTCACCATCGGTGCACCGCCGGTGTGCGATCCCGCCGTCGAGCGTCGGCTCATCGACGCGCTGCTCGAGTCCATCCATGCCGGGGTCGTGCGCTCTGCGCACGATTGCAGCGACGGTGGTCTTGCGGTGGCGCTGGCGGAATGCGCCATGCTCGATCGTTCGCGGCAGTTCGGTTTCTCGGTGGATCTCTCGCCGTGGGCCCTGTTGCCGCATCGTGCGGTGCTCTTCGGTGAAGCACATGGCCGCGTCGTGCTCTCCACGGCGGACAGCGCGGCGGTGCTGCGCATCGCGGCGCAGCACGGCGTGCCGGCCCGCGTCATCGGCCGCGTCACCACCGCCGATGCCGGCGCGCAGTTCACCATTTCCGACGACACCTTCCGCGCGCCGGTGGCCTGGTTGGCCAAGGCGTTTCACGAGGCCATTCCGCAGGCCATGGACGGCGAGACGCCGGCCGAGCATGCAGTGTCGGCCTCGCACGCGCCGGCCACCGACTGA
- the purF gene encoding amidophosphoribosyltransferase produces MCGIFGIYGHRDAAALTQLGLYSLQHRGQESAGIVAVDDSSGARVVRAMGLVSEGFDDEEMESLQGPIAIGHTRYSTAGASAIENAQPILARVRRGHIALAHNGNLTNAVELRRDLEDGGAIFASTMDSEAIVHRIARATGDTPEARVAEALHGVEGAYCLLVVIDETVIVARDPHGWRPLVMGRLADAWVFASETCALDIVGAVVEREVQPGEIIAVDRHGVRSLKMSETSPVTRCVFEHVYFARPDSKVFGGSVDRSRRALGRQLARECPAPTADVVFAVPDSSNSAALGFAEESRLPYELALIRNHYVGRTFIQPTQAGRNAKVKVKYNPVREIIEGKSVVMVDDSIVRGTTTRGLVSLVRAAGAREVHMRVSSAPIISPCYYGIDTPRREELIAAQMTHEELTRHLGVDSLGYLSIDGMLSAMPEGPKGYCHACFSGQYPTATPAEPELLRAGSAAGLPRGR; encoded by the coding sequence ATGTGCGGAATTTTCGGGATCTATGGCCACCGCGATGCGGCGGCTCTCACACAGTTGGGTCTCTATTCGCTGCAGCATCGCGGGCAGGAATCGGCAGGAATCGTGGCCGTGGACGACTCCTCGGGCGCTCGCGTCGTGCGCGCCATGGGCCTCGTCTCGGAGGGCTTTGACGACGAGGAGATGGAGTCGCTACAGGGCCCCATCGCCATCGGCCATACGCGCTACAGCACCGCCGGCGCGTCGGCCATTGAGAACGCGCAGCCCATTCTGGCCCGTGTTCGGCGTGGACACATCGCGCTGGCGCACAACGGCAATCTCACCAACGCCGTCGAGTTGCGGCGCGACCTCGAGGATGGTGGCGCCATCTTTGCCAGCACCATGGACTCCGAGGCCATCGTGCATCGCATCGCCCGCGCCACGGGTGACACGCCGGAAGCGCGCGTCGCGGAAGCCCTGCATGGTGTGGAGGGCGCGTACTGCCTGCTCGTCGTCATTGATGAAACGGTAATCGTGGCACGCGATCCGCATGGCTGGCGTCCGCTCGTCATGGGACGCCTTGCAGACGCCTGGGTGTTTGCCTCGGAAACCTGCGCGCTCGATATCGTGGGCGCGGTCGTGGAGCGTGAAGTGCAGCCGGGTGAGATCATCGCGGTCGATCGGCACGGCGTCCGTTCGCTCAAGATGTCGGAAACGTCGCCGGTCACGCGCTGCGTGTTCGAGCATGTGTACTTCGCGCGGCCCGACAGCAAGGTGTTTGGCGGGTCGGTCGATCGCTCGCGTCGCGCGCTCGGTCGTCAGCTCGCGCGCGAGTGCCCGGCTCCTACGGCCGATGTGGTGTTCGCCGTACCCGACTCCTCCAACTCGGCCGCTCTCGGCTTTGCCGAGGAGTCGCGCCTGCCCTACGAACTCGCGCTCATTCGCAACCACTACGTGGGGCGCACTTTCATCCAGCCCACCCAGGCCGGTCGCAACGCCAAGGTGAAGGTCAAGTACAACCCGGTGCGCGAGATCATCGAGGGCAAGAGTGTGGTCATGGTGGACGACTCCATCGTGCGCGGTACCACCACACGCGGCCTGGTGTCCCTGGTGCGTGCCGCCGGGGCCCGCGAGGTCCACATGCGGGTTTCCAGTGCGCCAATCATCAGTCCGTGCTACTATGGCATCGACACGCCGCGCCGCGAAGAGCTCATTGCGGCGCAGATGACGCACGAGGAACTCACCCGCCATCTGGGCGTTGATTCCCTCGGATACCTCTCGATCGACGGCATGCTTTCGGCCATGCCGGAAGGGCCAAAGGGGTATTGTCATGCGTGTTTCTCGGGGCAATACCCTACCGCCACGCCGGCGGAGCCCGAGTTGTTGCGCGCCGGTAGTGCCGCGGGACTCCCCAGAGGTCGCTGA